Proteins encoded within one genomic window of Chrysemys picta bellii isolate R12L10 chromosome 6, ASM1138683v2, whole genome shotgun sequence:
- the KCMF1 gene encoding E3 ubiquitin-protein ligase KCMF1 isoform X2, whose amino-acid sequence MQCILTRVDFDLYYGGEAFSVEQPQSFTCPYCGKMGYTETSLQEHVTSEHAETSTEVICPICAALPGGDPNHVTDDFAAHLTLEHRAPRDLDESSGVRHVRRMFHPGRGLGGPRARRSNMHFTSSSTGGLSSSQSSYSPSNREAMDPIAELLSQLSGVRRSAGGQLNSSGPSASQLQQLQMQLQLERQHAQAARQQLETARNATRRTNTSSVTTTITQSTATTNTSNTENSQQAIQNSQFLLTRLNDPKMSEAERQSMESERADRSLFVQELLLSTLMREESSSSDEDERGEIADFGAMGCVDIMPLDVALENLNLKESNKGNEPPPPPL is encoded by the exons atttgtaCTATGGTGGAGAAGCTTTCTCTGTAGAGCAGCCACAATCTTTTACTTGTCCTTATTGTGGAAAAATGGGTTATACGGAAACATCTCTTCAAGAACATGTTACTTCCGAGCATGCAGAAACATCAACAGAAGTG ATTTGTCCAATATGTGCAGCGTTACCTGGAGGGGATCCTAATCATGTCACAGATGACTTTGCAGCACATCTTACACTGGAACACAGAGCTCCTAGAGACTTA GATGAGTCCAGCGGTGTTCGGCATGTGCGTAGAATGTTTCACCCAGGCCGGGGTTTGGGAGGCCCTCGCGCACGTAGATCAAACATGCACTTTACTAGCAGTTCCACTGGTGGGCTTTCATCTTCGCAGAGTTCATATTCTCCAAGCAATAGGGAAGCTATGGATCCTATAGCTG AGCTTTTATCTCAGTTATCAGGCGTGAGGCGTTCTGCAGGAGGACAGCTCAATTCCTCTGGCCCTTCCGCTTCTCAGTTACAGCAGTTGCAGATGCAACTGCAGTTAGAACGACAACACGCACAGGCAGCACGACAACAACTGGAGACAGCACGCAATGCAACCAGACGCACCAATACAAGCAGTGTCACCACCACTATTACACAATCTACAGCAACAACCAACACATCTAACACAGAAAATAGTCAGCAGGCTATCCAGAACTCCCAGTTTCTTCTTACAAG GTTGAATGATCCTAAGATGTCAGAAGCAGAGCGTCAGTCAATGGAAAGCGAACGGGCAGACCGTAGCCTATTTGTTCAAGAGCTTCTACTGTCCACTTTGATGCGGGAAGAAAGTTCCTCCTCAGATGAGGATGAGAGGGGGGAAATTGCCGATTTTGGTGCTATGGGCTGTGTAGATATTATGCCTTTAGATGTTGCTTTAGAAAACCTAAATTTAAAAGAGAGTAATAAAGGAAACgagcctcctccacctcctctttgA